From the genome of Nicotiana sylvestris chromosome 2, ASM39365v2, whole genome shotgun sequence, one region includes:
- the LOC104236877 gene encoding uncharacterized protein: MKRRKQSKITDLNFDVLKHIMYHVALSPDGAGNLARTVSVCRLFKKLADDSDVLKAVAFDCVTLTGIHESFWQPAGLLSRCLQTGNPTAFNAIRKNAEILNASYLILKRAMFRGKLIILARSRAIEIANTRARKKALEDAINECTKTFDAVDAQIQTIEQFLEMLMAVLKVMRSQIAQ, from the exons ATGAAGCGGAGGAAGCAATCTAAAATAACAGATCTGAACTTTGATGTGTTGAAACACATTATGTATCATGTAGCCCTATCACCCGATGGAGCTGGAAATCTTGCTCGGACTGTTTCGGT CTGCAGACTGTTCAAGAAACTTGCTGATGATTCTGACGTCTTAAAAGCCGTGGCATTTGATTGTGTTACGCTTACTGGTATTCATGAATCATTCTGGCAACCTGCTGGGCTGTTATCTAGATGCTTACAGACGGGAAATCCAACTGCTTTCAACGCAATAAGAAAG AATGCAGAGATATTGAATGCTTCTTATCTGATTCTCAAGAGGGCCATGTTCCGCGGAAAGTTg ATTATTTTAGCAAGAAGCAGAGCTATTGAAATTGCAAATACCAGGGCAAGGAAGAAGGCTCTTGAAGACGCCATAAAT GAGTGCACAAAGACTTTTGATGCTGTTGATGCTCAAATTCAAACTATTGAGCAGTTTCTAGAGATGTTGATGGCTGTTCTGAAAGTA